Proteins encoded together in one Dehalococcoidia bacterium window:
- a CDS encoding cupin domain-containing protein encodes MPELSPKPEVKENQAQITKISAYQTFIEKEGIPNITGFAIDDLRAIEVEPWSRLDCKGAYINLDGTAGTNDCYIAEIAPGSKMAPEKHLYEKNIYVLSGRGATLVGDDPKNRTSFEWKEGSVFSIPINVWHQHLNGSGTEPARFFAVTTLPLILNFFHNEDFIFNNPFSFSDRLGDSRQFQGEGQMFTGTSGRVNVWETNFIPDIDTFTTFTWKERGAGGSSVMFELAGNTQAAHVSQFPVGTYKKAHRHGPGAHVVIISGEGYSLLWPPEGNVPDDVIRVDWKRGGLIVPPNNWFHQHFNGGADPARYMAFRWGSQKHEFVFDPGEADLSEKLGGAQIEYEDEHDWIHDTFAETLSKSGTKSKMHDFISRLNS; translated from the coding sequence ATGCCAGAATTAAGTCCTAAACCTGAAGTTAAAGAGAATCAAGCACAAATAACTAAAATTAGCGCCTATCAAACATTTATCGAAAAAGAAGGTATTCCAAATATTACTGGTTTTGCCATCGATGATTTAAGAGCTATAGAGGTTGAACCTTGGTCGAGGCTTGATTGCAAAGGGGCGTATATTAATCTTGATGGTACTGCAGGAACGAATGACTGCTATATCGCAGAAATTGCCCCTGGAAGCAAAATGGCACCTGAAAAACATTTATATGAGAAAAATATCTATGTTCTAAGCGGGCGCGGTGCCACTTTGGTAGGGGATGACCCTAAGAATCGAACATCTTTTGAGTGGAAAGAGGGAAGTGTTTTCTCGATACCAATCAACGTCTGGCATCAACATCTCAATGGGTCAGGTACTGAACCCGCAAGGTTTTTTGCAGTTACTACTTTGCCTTTGATACTTAATTTCTTCCATAATGAAGATTTCATTTTCAACAATCCTTTTTCATTCTCTGATCGCCTTGGAGACAGTAGGCAATTCCAGGGAGAAGGTCAAATGTTTACTGGAACTTCGGGAAGAGTGAATGTTTGGGAAACTAATTTCATTCCTGATATAGATACTTTCACGACATTTACGTGGAAGGAACGTGGTGCAGGAGGTTCAAGTGTAATGTTTGAGCTTGCGGGAAATACGCAAGCTGCCCATGTCTCCCAATTCCCTGTTGGTACATATAAAAAAGCTCATCGACATGGACCAGGAGCCCATGTCGTGATTATCTCTGGCGAAGGTTATAGTTTACTGTGGCCTCCTGAAGGTAATGTACCCGATGATGTAATTCGCGTTGACTGGAAAAGAGGCGGCTTAATTGTTCCTCCCAACAATTGGTTCCATCAGCATTTCAATGGAGGTGCAGACCCTGCAAGGTATATGGCCTTTCGATGGGGTAGCCAAAAGCACGAATTCGTGTTCGATCCAGGTGAAGCAGATTTAAGTGAGAAGCTTGGTGGGGCTCAAATTGAGTATGAAGATGAGCACGATTGGATTCATGACACATTTGCAGAAACTTTAAGTAAATCAGGAACAAAATCAAAGATGCATGATTTTATTTCACGCCTGAATTCTTAA
- a CDS encoding MFS transporter — translation MRKKSPLIRTSKPFYGWWIVLSTIAFHGLSGAAFGFTFGQYLLQIERQFGWSKFAISSAFSVSQLAAGILSPIHGWLLDKFSPKIVTQAGILLFGGGFLILPLANNFTSFFAIIFIMSIGTNLAGWLTLTTVITRWFQKSRALALGLSSTGIGLAGVLSPIIAWSLVTHGWRPTAFGTGVAVLIIGLPLAHLLRGFPEDHGMKPDGILLSEDLSTDNISNEEFDSDFLVSEALRDRSFWFISLGHGIALISVFVMLVHFVPFLVQNHGWQETSAQAMLTVVTVTSIIGQIGGGFLGDRYSKTRIAGLCMLGHGVAMLTLAFASSGIVIAIAALLHGLSWGTRGPLMMAMRADFYGRKHFGKIAGYSNIMVMFGPLIGPIFAGAISDQYGDYKIAFLTTGIVIGISSIFFFLAKKPTKPTRSFKLPSNY, via the coding sequence TTGAGGAAGAAATCCCCTCTTATTAGGACGTCAAAACCGTTTTACGGATGGTGGATAGTTCTATCCACCATTGCCTTTCACGGGCTATCTGGAGCAGCATTCGGGTTTACCTTCGGGCAGTATTTGCTCCAAATAGAACGTCAATTCGGCTGGAGTAAATTTGCAATTTCTAGTGCATTTTCTGTATCGCAACTTGCCGCTGGAATATTAAGCCCTATCCATGGTTGGCTCTTAGATAAATTTAGCCCAAAGATCGTGACGCAAGCCGGGATTCTTTTATTTGGAGGAGGGTTTCTAATTCTACCTCTAGCGAATAATTTCACCTCGTTCTTTGCAATAATTTTCATCATGTCTATAGGTACGAACCTTGCGGGGTGGCTTACCTTGACTACCGTAATAACACGATGGTTCCAAAAAAGCAGAGCGTTAGCTCTTGGCCTTAGTTCAACTGGGATAGGGCTGGCTGGGGTTCTTTCACCTATCATTGCCTGGTCATTAGTAACTCATGGTTGGAGACCTACTGCATTTGGCACTGGTGTCGCAGTATTGATAATAGGGCTGCCTCTAGCCCATCTTTTGCGAGGATTCCCAGAAGATCATGGGATGAAACCTGATGGGATTTTACTTAGTGAGGATCTTTCGACAGATAATATAAGCAATGAGGAATTTGACTCAGATTTCCTCGTTTCCGAAGCTCTAAGGGATAGAAGCTTCTGGTTCATATCTCTCGGTCATGGAATAGCATTAATCTCAGTATTTGTAATGCTCGTGCACTTCGTCCCATTTCTTGTTCAAAATCACGGATGGCAAGAGACTTCAGCTCAAGCCATGCTCACAGTTGTTACGGTAACAAGTATCATAGGGCAAATCGGTGGAGGTTTTTTAGGAGACAGATATAGCAAAACACGTATAGCAGGATTATGCATGCTCGGACATGGAGTTGCTATGCTAACGCTGGCCTTCGCATCAAGTGGGATAGTAATTGCTATCGCTGCTCTACTACACGGACTGTCTTGGGGAACCAGAGGTCCACTAATGATGGCAATGAGAGCTGATTTCTATGGAAGGAAGCATTTTGGGAAAATTGCAGGGTATTCAAACATAATGGTAATGTTCGGTCCATTAATTGGACCAATATTCGCTGGGGCCATTAGTGATCAATATGGAGATTACAAAATAGCGTTTTTGACAACCGGAATAGTAATAGGTATTAGTTCTATTTTCTTCTTCCTAGCAAAAAAGCCTACCAAACCCACTCGAAGCTTTAAATTGCCTTCAAACTATTGA
- a CDS encoding asparaginase domain-containing protein, producing MTKPKIAVFSGPRSTIANSPTLVTSDKGRLETDSYLQRRFDHLVPQYLHEPVTVRIRKYSAHPLEQDAEEVYHDNGENFFEVLLTPEDGAYLLPYVARRDDGSGTGTPFEESDLRNPDINYGGRQTFFPDASKVFEDIDRGISGRDSKGTVGVLNSIADYKFIRALPPAGYTKNGEQAGVDFFPYSPRPIGKFLTSASLAKATNIVQSAINSGEFDGFIWLEGSPHLEETLYWFSLLIDTALPFVGVSSQRPHGELSNDGDRNIVDAARYIASQPLTGMGAVGIVDEQIFAARSFKKGDARPGGYRSTGGHGGVLGSANNEVKIWYKPVYKTLSTSDLRITAIDSTVSFQEYGDSDNEISLQIKDDDGSLIGNAIASVHLIKYGHYMAEEDSSDPDLEVDIIARINRGIDQEQSPVAQSPLFHGFVLEAAAGSGSALPSQMSALAIATFNGFPVVRVGRGDHEGPLPANPLDLTIEGSNLDATKARVLLRAAMLKLGRLPKARDPRNPTSIEREATVKAISKFQELFDTH from the coding sequence ATGACAAAGCCCAAAATAGCCGTATTTTCAGGACCGAGATCCACGATAGCAAACTCCCCCACCCTAGTAACTAGTGATAAGGGTCGATTAGAGACTGACAGTTATTTACAGCGCCGGTTTGACCACCTAGTCCCTCAGTACTTACATGAACCCGTAACAGTTAGGATCAGAAAATACAGCGCCCATCCACTAGAGCAAGATGCAGAAGAGGTTTATCACGATAATGGAGAAAATTTCTTTGAAGTCCTACTAACTCCTGAAGATGGAGCGTATCTTTTACCTTACGTAGCAAGGCGTGATGACGGATCTGGTACAGGAACGCCTTTTGAGGAAAGTGACTTAAGGAACCCTGATATCAATTACGGTGGAAGGCAAACGTTTTTCCCTGACGCCTCTAAAGTATTCGAAGATATCGATAGGGGTATCAGCGGACGAGACTCTAAAGGAACAGTGGGTGTTTTGAATTCCATTGCTGATTATAAGTTCATACGAGCACTTCCTCCAGCAGGCTATACCAAGAATGGAGAACAGGCGGGCGTTGATTTTTTCCCTTATAGTCCACGACCAATTGGTAAATTTCTCACTAGTGCTTCTTTAGCAAAGGCGACCAATATAGTGCAATCAGCAATAAATTCAGGTGAATTCGATGGCTTCATTTGGTTAGAAGGAAGTCCTCATCTAGAGGAAACTTTGTATTGGTTTAGCTTATTAATTGACACGGCATTACCGTTTGTCGGCGTTTCGTCACAAAGGCCCCATGGAGAGCTTTCTAATGATGGAGACCGGAATATTGTTGATGCTGCAAGATACATCGCCTCTCAGCCATTAACTGGTATGGGAGCCGTGGGTATAGTTGATGAACAAATATTCGCTGCAAGGTCATTCAAAAAAGGAGATGCGAGGCCAGGTGGTTACCGATCTACTGGAGGCCATGGTGGAGTTCTTGGGAGCGCCAACAATGAGGTCAAGATATGGTACAAACCTGTCTATAAGACACTAAGCACGTCGGACTTAAGAATTACAGCAATTGATTCAACTGTCTCGTTTCAAGAATATGGGGACTCTGATAATGAAATATCCCTACAAATCAAAGATGACGATGGATCTTTAATTGGAAACGCAATAGCCTCTGTGCATTTAATAAAATATGGCCACTATATGGCCGAAGAAGATTCAAGTGATCCTGATTTAGAGGTTGATATCATCGCTCGAATCAACCGCGGCATAGATCAGGAGCAGTCCCCAGTCGCTCAGTCTCCCTTATTTCATGGATTCGTCTTAGAAGCTGCGGCGGGTTCTGGCTCTGCATTACCTAGTCAAATGTCCGCTTTAGCCATCGCTACATTTAATGGATTTCCAGTGGTTCGTGTAGGGCGTGGTGACCATGAAGGCCCGTTACCCGCAAACCCACTTGACCTCACAATCGAGGGCAGCAATTTAGACGCTACTAAAGCTCGAGTTCTCTTGAGAGCTGCAATGCTTAAGCTAGGGCGTCTACCAAAAGCTCGTGATCCAAGGAATCCTACCAGCATTGAAAGAGAGGCTACGGTAAAAGCTATAAGTAAATTTCAAGAATTATTTGATACCCATTAG
- a CDS encoding ester cyclase has translation EPINPLLTMLRTAFPDCHTTIDELIDSCDKVVACVSFNGKFQGTFSGHSPGENLSWWKRIDIYRLYNGKIVEQWGDRDDYTTLQRIGVAVPKIKDERPLAREAGRL, from the coding sequence GAGCCTATAAACCCCCTACTAACCATGTTGCGCACAGCATTCCCTGACTGTCACACCACTATTGATGAGCTAATCGATTCATGCGACAAAGTAGTAGCATGCGTTTCTTTCAATGGAAAGTTCCAAGGTACTTTCAGCGGGCATTCGCCAGGCGAGAACTTGTCATGGTGGAAACGTATAGACATATATAGGCTTTATAACGGAAAGATAGTAGAGCAATGGGGCGATCGTGACGATTACACCACTCTACAAAGAATTGGTGTTGCAGTACCTAAAATCAAAGACGAACGTCCCTTAGCTAGAGAGGCTGGCAGGCTCTAA
- a CDS encoding ABC transporter ATP-binding protein, whose protein sequence is MNPVLEVNGLEGGYSNVQILNGIDLYVDPGEFVTIIGPNGCGKSTFLKVIFGLATFQKGKVLYNNTDVTRWRTDRLVERGIGYVPQVDNVFPSLSVGENLQMGGINLSPKKLSAGIRKACLMFPDLQSRMNDLAASLSGGERQMLAISRALISDPKFLLLDEPTAALSPLYQQEILANIDLLRQEGISVLLVEQNARLSLSKSDRGYIFAGGRVVHTDTADNILKDEQIGEYFLG, encoded by the coding sequence ATGAACCCTGTTTTAGAAGTTAACGGGCTTGAGGGTGGATACAGTAATGTTCAGATTTTGAATGGTATTGATTTGTACGTGGACCCTGGTGAATTTGTGACAATCATAGGCCCCAATGGATGCGGTAAATCAACTTTTTTGAAAGTCATTTTTGGCCTCGCTACATTCCAAAAAGGGAAGGTGTTGTACAACAACACTGATGTGACACGTTGGCGCACTGATAGATTAGTCGAACGCGGAATTGGTTACGTACCGCAAGTTGATAACGTGTTTCCTTCGCTCTCGGTGGGTGAGAATTTGCAAATGGGAGGTATAAACCTATCTCCCAAGAAGCTATCTGCAGGAATCAGGAAAGCATGTTTGATGTTCCCTGACTTGCAATCAAGGATGAATGATCTTGCTGCTTCTCTTTCAGGCGGAGAAAGGCAGATGTTGGCAATATCACGTGCATTGATTTCTGATCCTAAATTTTTATTACTAGATGAACCGACTGCTGCACTATCGCCTTTGTACCAGCAAGAAATCCTAGCAAACATTGATTTGTTAAGGCAGGAAGGGATCTCTGTTTTACTAGTGGAACAGAATGCACGTCTATCATTATCGAAATCTGATAGGGGCTATATTTTCGCAGGAGGACGAGTTGTCCACACAGATACAGCTGACAATATATTAAAAGATGAGCAAATAGGTGAATATTTCTTGGGATGA
- a CDS encoding ABC transporter ATP-binding protein, producing the protein MNKNSPALRVNNLTKDFGGLRAVDTISFQVEEGEFVGLIGPNGCGKTTSFNCISGLLPLTSGTIEVLGKNATGMRPDQVQKIGLTRTFQHTRLWKEMTVIENLLVPPRNQFAPNPVLSLLLPGSRSSEKRRIEEAYEILDMLEISHIAHSLAGELSGGQSKLVDIGRALMSSPKFLLLDEPVAGVAGPLAERIFQNLRALTSEKGIGMLIIEHNMGFILRRDVDRIIVMDRGTVLIEGKPEIIRKSKNVVEAYLGDSGVN; encoded by the coding sequence ATGAATAAAAATTCACCAGCGCTCCGTGTAAATAATTTAACTAAAGATTTCGGTGGACTTCGGGCCGTGGATACAATTTCTTTTCAAGTCGAAGAAGGGGAATTTGTAGGATTGATTGGCCCAAATGGATGTGGAAAAACCACATCATTTAACTGTATATCAGGGCTTTTACCACTGACTTCAGGAACCATTGAAGTCTTAGGTAAAAATGCCACTGGCATGCGCCCCGATCAAGTTCAAAAAATTGGACTAACAAGGACTTTTCAACACACAAGACTGTGGAAGGAAATGACTGTTATTGAAAATTTACTTGTTCCTCCTCGGAATCAATTCGCTCCTAATCCTGTGCTGTCATTACTACTTCCCGGTTCACGCTCTAGCGAAAAGCGCAGAATTGAAGAGGCATATGAGATACTAGATATGCTAGAGATATCACATATTGCACACAGTCTTGCGGGCGAATTATCAGGAGGTCAAAGTAAATTAGTTGATATAGGCAGAGCACTAATGAGCTCACCTAAATTTTTATTGCTGGACGAACCGGTCGCTGGTGTGGCAGGCCCTCTGGCAGAAAGAATTTTCCAGAACCTGAGAGCACTTACCTCCGAAAAAGGTATAGGAATGTTAATAATTGAGCACAATATGGGATTTATATTACGCCGTGATGTTGATCGAATAATTGTGATGGATAGAGGTACGGTTCTAATAGAAGGTAAGCCTGAAATAATTAGAAAGAGCAAAAATGTTGTCGAGGCTTACCTTGGCGATTCGGGTGTAAATTAA
- a CDS encoding MFS transporter, translating to MGTQPSKNNKNSIVQILIQLHLPAVAIGLGLGATVPVVPEFAKSFGVGPGQASLVFVSNMLGALFASIPVGYMLDKIGRRRILIIGPALTAVSAFLVAISGSFTELLLYRFIGGWGTQMWTLSRLTMIADTNPNQSRGRMITSLLGVQHVGTLAGPIIGGVLAVNYGLQTAFIFQGVFALVATIPGFLTKETAPGGRPNRAKASANIESFSWKTLVRKPIPVMFLAQWLGMTARGGVVAGSTVFVYASYAYDATPAALGILSSAMAGIGIPLTFLAGYLMDKFGRKTTIVPGLGVLGTAMVFLGITSVANLGFEYFVIGFVVLQITNSLLTGSWQVIGSDLAPEGARGRFFAVGRTVTQAGFATNPAAFAVLTSFSGFTLALGTIGTAGILSAVVLGLFVPETHKIRGNTAPKS from the coding sequence TTGGGTACCCAGCCTAGCAAAAATAACAAAAACTCAATAGTGCAAATTCTCATCCAATTGCACCTGCCTGCAGTGGCAATTGGTTTAGGTCTTGGAGCTACGGTACCAGTAGTGCCTGAATTTGCAAAATCCTTTGGAGTAGGTCCTGGTCAAGCCTCCCTTGTATTTGTGTCAAATATGCTTGGAGCCTTGTTTGCAAGTATCCCTGTCGGTTATATGTTGGACAAAATTGGCCGAAGGCGAATCTTAATTATTGGCCCAGCTTTAACTGCAGTTTCTGCGTTTTTAGTGGCAATTTCCGGTTCTTTTACAGAGCTTCTTCTATATAGATTTATCGGAGGTTGGGGAACTCAAATGTGGACTCTGAGCAGGCTCACAATGATTGCAGATACTAATCCCAATCAATCACGCGGAAGAATGATAACAAGCCTATTAGGAGTTCAACATGTAGGTACGTTAGCTGGTCCCATAATTGGTGGCGTCTTAGCAGTAAATTATGGCCTCCAAACAGCTTTTATATTTCAAGGAGTTTTTGCATTAGTTGCCACAATACCAGGATTCTTAACTAAAGAAACTGCACCTGGTGGCCGACCAAATCGTGCAAAGGCATCAGCTAATATAGAGTCTTTTTCTTGGAAAACTCTTGTAAGAAAGCCTATTCCAGTCATGTTTCTGGCGCAGTGGTTAGGCATGACTGCTCGGGGTGGAGTGGTAGCTGGAAGTACTGTTTTTGTATATGCATCGTACGCATATGACGCTACACCTGCTGCTTTAGGTATTTTAAGTAGTGCTATGGCAGGAATTGGAATCCCTCTAACCTTCCTTGCGGGTTATTTGATGGACAAATTTGGAAGGAAAACAACCATCGTTCCAGGTTTAGGAGTATTAGGGACTGCAATGGTGTTCCTTGGAATAACATCTGTCGCAAACTTAGGATTTGAATACTTTGTTATTGGGTTTGTTGTTCTTCAAATTACTAACAGTTTGCTTACTGGATCTTGGCAAGTTATTGGTTCAGATTTAGCCCCCGAAGGCGCTCGAGGAAGATTTTTTGCAGTGGGGAGAACTGTGACTCAAGCTGGGTTTGCAACAAACCCAGCTGCATTTGCAGTACTCACTTCATTTTCAGGTTTCACCTTAGCTTTGGGAACAATTGGTACTGCCGGGATATTATCTGCAGTTGTCCTGGGCTTATTTGTTCCTGAAACACATAAAATCCGAGGTAATACAGCGCCCAAAAGCTAA
- a CDS encoding amidohydrolase — protein MIIDSDCHVIESDQTWEYLDPQDIEFKPKAIENPDRPDRPLWVIDGHARQRPFGTTSTGATSEQLSGFSQTTFSTRSLGDVDARLEHMNELGVDIQVLYPTIYLTRVSERPEVELALSKSYNRWLADIYWQSKGRLRWVTVPSLDSMEEVPAQLKYAKENGAVGVFMRGYEGERRLTDEYFDPLYAAALDNDLPVTVHAGCGNAAFARLAEGDAYARNKLPVISAFNSILFKRLPQKFPGLRFGFIEVAANWLPYILNDLRRRVDREGWDLGDDILGENGMYVACQTNDDLPYILEHVSGDNLVIGSDYGHSDTSSELEALRHLKSDGRIESSVVDKILSENPSKLYAIS, from the coding sequence ATGATCATTGATTCAGATTGCCACGTTATTGAAAGCGATCAGACATGGGAATATCTAGACCCGCAGGATATTGAATTTAAGCCTAAAGCTATTGAAAACCCAGATAGGCCAGATAGGCCGCTCTGGGTTATTGATGGTCATGCACGTCAGAGGCCTTTCGGTACTACTTCTACTGGAGCTACATCTGAGCAATTGTCTGGTTTCTCTCAAACTACTTTCAGCACGAGATCACTAGGTGATGTAGATGCTCGTTTGGAACACATGAATGAATTAGGAGTAGATATTCAGGTTCTATACCCGACTATATATTTAACACGTGTTTCTGAAAGACCTGAAGTTGAATTGGCACTTTCAAAAAGCTACAACCGCTGGCTTGCAGATATATATTGGCAAAGCAAAGGACGACTTAGGTGGGTCACTGTTCCTTCATTGGATAGCATGGAAGAAGTACCTGCGCAATTGAAATACGCAAAAGAGAACGGAGCTGTTGGTGTATTTATGCGTGGATATGAAGGTGAAAGACGCCTGACTGACGAATATTTCGATCCTTTGTATGCTGCAGCATTGGATAATGACCTTCCCGTAACCGTACATGCGGGTTGCGGAAACGCCGCATTTGCTCGCCTTGCTGAAGGTGACGCCTATGCACGAAATAAGTTACCTGTTATTAGCGCATTCAACTCAATTTTATTTAAGCGCCTACCTCAAAAATTCCCTGGCTTGCGATTTGGATTCATTGAAGTTGCTGCTAATTGGCTTCCCTATATTTTGAATGATCTTCGTAGAAGGGTCGATCGGGAAGGTTGGGATTTAGGAGATGACATATTAGGTGAAAATGGGATGTACGTTGCCTGCCAAACTAATGATGACCTTCCTTATATCTTGGAACATGTTTCTGGGGATAATTTAGTGATTGGGTCCGATTATGGCCATTCCGATACTTCAAGTGAACTAGAAGCATTAAGGCATTTAAAATCTGATGGACGAATCGAATCCTCTGTCGTAGATAAAATATTATCGGAAAATCCCTCTAAGCTTTATGCCATTTCCTAG